The sequence CCGGGCGGCGCGGTGATGCTTGCGCGCGCCTTTATGCGTCAGGGCATTCCCTCTGAGATATGGACAGATTCACTCTGCGTAGCGGCGATGAAGGCCTGCGCGTCGGCCGCGGGCTATCCCGCGGAGCTGGTAAAGGAGGCGCCGCTTTCTCTGCCAAAGGAGGCGCCGGAGGGCATAGTCTTTACCGAGCGGCTGGGACGCGCGAAGGACGGCGGCTATTATAATTTCCGCAAAGAAGATATCTCGCGCTGGACGCCGCCGCTTGACCGCCTCGCGGACGAGGCGCGGCGTCGCGGCGTTGTGACGCTTGGCATCGGGGACGGCGGCAACGAGGTGGGCATGGGGAATTTTTATGACGCTCTCTGCGCTCTGCTTCCCGAATACAGACAGTGCCTCTGCACGGTGACAACGGACTACGCGCTTGCCGTCGACGTCAGCAACTGGGGCGCCTACGCGCTGTGCGCTGCGCTCTCTCACGTTTGGGGCGCGTGGCGCGGCCCCGAACCTAACGAAGAGCTGTCGATGCTGCGCGCGCTTTCGGCGCTGGGCGTAGTGGACGGCATCAGCCGGACTGCGGAACTTACGGTGGACGGCTTTGACATTTGCACGCAGGATAATATAATATTGTCTTTGCATGGATTATGGAATCGGTTTGCCTCGCGGTGACGAAATTTTTCTAATGACAGAAATGCTTATTTTTTAATATGACGACGGTCAGGCTTAAACTTTCTGTATATTTTTCATAAAACTCATGTTAGAATAAAAGACACAGAGATGGGTGAAACAGATGGATCAGGAATACAGAAAGAACTCCGGCAGCAGGTCTCTTATTCTGCTTGGAGGCGCGGTCATAATTTTGGCGGCTCTCGTTGCGCTGAGCCTCAAATCCGGCCTCTTTGTGAATCCCTTCAAAATCGACAAGGCTGTCGTCTGTGTGGAACTTGACCGTAAAAGGCGCCCCCATAAAGTTATGGATACCATCCCATACGGCACTCGTCAGGTTTGTCTGTGGTTTCAATATTCTTCCGCACCTGAAGGAAACAGATTAGAAATCGCATGGTATTACGGCAAAGATCTTGTCTTGTCCGAATCGCTGAAGCTGATGGCGAAAAACGGCGAACGGGCCTTTTACCTTCTGCGCGAAGAGGGGACGGCGCTTCCCATTGGCAAGTATCGCGTGACAATATCATCTCCCACAAAAAAACTAAGCGACCTCAATTTTGAGATCGCGCGAAAAAAATGATTTTTTAACATTGCACATCTACTATCAAGGTATAAAAACGGAGGCCGACAAATTGCCAAAAACTAAGACAGAGACTACGGACGAGCCGCAGATCATAAAAAAACGGCGAGGTCCAAAGAAATCAGAGGCGGAAAAGCTGACCGCGCCGTCTGACGCGCCTGTCCAAACGACAGATAGCGCGCAAGAGAAGCAGCGGGAAACGGCTGATATAAAGCCGGAGCATCCCAAAAGGACTTACACCAGAAGAAAATCACAGGACACGCAGCAGACGCCCCCCGCAGCTGACGCCGACGCGGCGAAGGCGCCCCAAAGCCCGCAGAAGGCTCACAGAACAAAAAAGAAAGATACGGCAAATTTGAAAGAACAGGCATCCCCCACGAAAACCCCCGATATCCAAACGCAGGAAAAGACAGACCAGACGGAAAAACAGGCTGCAATGCAAGAGGCGGCGCAAGAGCAGACTTCAAAAGGACGGCGCGTTTTTAAAAGAAGCCCGCGCGCGCGCGACGAAGAAGGTCCAGTCATAACAGAGGCAGCCGTGCAGCCGCTGGCAGACGCGGTTGAAATTGCCGCGCCACAGGCGGCGGCGCAGGAGTACGCGCCTGAAAATGAAAATATAGAAGACATAATAGAAACGATATTAGAAGAGCCGGCTGCGGCCATCGCCGACGACGGCGCAGCGGAGACGGCTCCAGACGCCGAAGTGATAGAGGCGGAGTTTGCGGACGCAGCCGAAGCCGACATCTTAGAGGCTCAGGTAGAAGAGGCGGCGGACGACGGCGCGGAGGCTCAGGAGACGAAATACGAGAAGCCTCAGCGTCAGGATTTCAAACAGACCCGCCATCAGCATCCGAAGCTTGGCTTCAACCAGCTTGCGCCGCAGACTCTCGCGGAGCTTCGCAAGATAGCTAAGGAGATAGGCGTCTCCTCTATAACTACGCGCCGGAAGGACGACCTCATCAACGACATCCTGAAGACGCAGGCCGAGGCGCTCGGATACCGCTACAACGGCGGAACGCTCGAATGCATGTCGGACGGCTACGGATTCCTTCGCCCGTCGGGACTGCTCCCCAGCAACAACGACATCTATGTATCGGCTTCGCAGATAAAACGCTTCGGGCTGCGCAACGGCGACGTCGTTTGGGGCATCATCAGGCCGCCGAAGGAACAGGAACATTACGAGGCTCTGCTCCGCGTTGAGAACGTCAACTTCTCAGACCCGGAAGCAGCGCGCCGCCGCCCGCATTTTGAGGCGCTCGTGCCTATTTTCCCGGAAGAAAAACTCAACCTTGAAACGGACCGCAAACAGATAGCTACGCGAATAGTCGATATATTCGCGCCGATAGGAAAGGGACAGCGCGCCCTCATCGTCTCTCCGCCAAAGGCGGGAAAGACGACGCTCTTAAAGAGCCTTGCGCATTCCATCACGACAAACCATCCCGAAGTCATACTTATGGTGCTGCTCATAGACGAACGCCCGGAAGAGGTCACAGACATGGCGCGTTCAGTGGACGGCGAGATAATAGCCTCCACCTTCGACCGCCCGGCGGAGGAACATCTCCGCGTGGCCGGGCTTGCGCTTGAAAAGGCAAAGAGGCTCGTCGAAGTTGATAAAGACGTCGTACTGCTGCTTGACTCAATCACGCGCCTTGCGCGTGCCTCAAACCTCATAGTGCCTCCGTCGGGCCGCACCCTCTCTGGAGGAATGGACCCTGCCGCGCTCTATTTCCCGAAAAAATTCTTCGGAGCGGCGCGCAACATCGAAAACGGCGGCAGCCTCACGATAATCGGCACCTCTTTAGTTGAGACTGGCAGCCGCATGGACGACGTCATCTACGAAGAGTTCAAGGGCACGGGCAACATGGAGGTCCATCTCTCGCGCAAGATTTCGGAGCAGCGCATCTTCCCGGCTCTCGACATCACGAAGTCCGGCACGCGCAAAGAGGAGCTTATGGTTCCCGACGACGACCTGAAGCGCATCTGGGGCCTTCGCAGGAAAATATCGAACATGGATGAGGCTGAAGTTCTAAATCTTATTTTGGATAAATTAAGAAACACCCCCACGAATCGTGATTTTCTTGCTACAATAAAGGCGGGCTAATGGCCTTCTGTTTTCGGTAAGAAAAAACGCAGCGGGGTGCATCTATGAGAAATAAGGCGGAACCAAATAAAATAAACAAAAGAAAAACCATATGCCTAGTTCTCTTCCTGTCGGCTGCGGTAAGCGGCGCCGTCATCTTTGCGGCAATGGCCGCCGAACGTACAGGTATGTACTGGATAGGCCAGGACAATGAATTTGTAACGGAACGCCCCGAGGACAACCGGGGCTTCTTTACTGTAGACGTATCGGACTTTCTGAGCGCGGGCCCGGGGCCAGCCGAGGCCGCTTTGGAAGAAAAAGAGATAGTGCCGCTTGCGATAGGGCCTCTGCCGAGCATCCCCACCCTTACGGAGGAGGAGCTTAAACTTTACGGCATCCTTTCAAAGAACGACGGGCTCATTTCAAGCACGGACCAAAGCACGCTTGACGAAGACATCCACTGGACAGAGGTCGTGCTTGAACCTGGAGATACGCTAAAATCCATCGCGGATGATTTCGGAGTGAGCGCGGAGGACCTCAGACGCGCGAACGGCCTTCAAAAAGGCGAGACGCCGAACCAGTCGGAGGTGCTCTATGTTCCCGACACGCCTGGCGACGTTCCCGCCACGCTGCTCTTTGTCAGAAAGCTCCAGCGCGAAGAGCTGCTGCTTGCCAAAAAAGGCAAACTGCTTGAGGTCTCTATGTACACCGTAAAAGCGGGAGACACGCTCTGGGCGATATCCGATAAATACGACCTGGACGTGGACACGCTGGTCGGCTCTAACAAAGAGGCGCTGGCAAAGGACATCAACCATCTCAAGCTCGGCATGAAGCTGCGCATCCCCAACCAGGACGGCATCTTTATCCGGGCGGCAAAGCGCGACACGATAGATAAACTCGCCGACCGCTACGGCGCCACAAAAGAATCGGTGATGACGGCCAACTCGCTGAAAAGCGACCGTCTCGTTGCGGGCACGGAACTCTTTCTGCCAGGAGGCAAGCTCGTCGCCGTCACGGACGTGAGGATTACCACAAAGACGAGAAACGGTACGCGCTCCAGAACGGTCAGCATCTCTAGGGCGACCGTGCGCGGCTTCGGCTGGCCGGTCTTCGGCCAGATATCAAGCAGCTTCGGCTGGAGGAGGAGCCCGTTCGGAAGGCGCAGAGTGTTCCACTCAGGCCTCGATATAAGGGCGCCGCGCGGAAGCATAATAAGAGCCGCCGCAGGCGGAGTCGTCGTGCATTCCGGCTGGATGGGCGGATACGGCAAGGCTATAGTCATCTCTCATTCAAACGGCATGACCACGCTTTACGGCCACTGCAGCAAACTTGTAGCAAGGCGCGGGGCGACCGTGACACGCGGACAGACTGTGGCGCTTGTAGGCAGTACGGGGCGTTCCACGGGCAACCACGTGCATTTTGAGGTGCGAGTAAGCGGTGCGCCGCGAAATCCGTTAAAGCATTTAAGATAAAACATAATAAAAAGTTTACAAAGGGGCGTATTAATTCTTATGACTAAGTATATTTTTGTAACCGGAGGAGTCGTTTCGTCACTGGGAAAAGGTATCACGGCGGCGTCGCTCGGCGTGCTGTTGAAACGACGCGGCTATAAAGTGAGCATTATAAAGATGGACCCGTATATCAACGTAGACGCCGGTGCAATGAGCCCCTTCCAGCACGGCGAAGTCTTCGTCACATGCGACGGAGCTGAGACGGACCTTGACCTAGGACACTACGAGCGCTTCATCGACGAGGCTGTGCTCGGCGAGAACAGCTGCACGACGGGCAAGGTTTATTCTTCCGTCATTCAGCGCGAACGCGAGGGCGGATATAACGGAGCGACGGTCCAGGTCATCCCGCACATCACAAATGAGATACAGGACAGAATAGAGCGTGTCGGCAAGGGCCAGGAGGTCGTCATAGCGGAGATAGGCGGCACGGTAGGAGACATCGAAGGCCTGCCGTATCTTGAAGCAATACGCCAGCTCGCCGGCCGCGTCGGCCGTGAAAACATACTTTACTGCCACGTCACGCTCGTTCCGTACATAGCTGCCTCCGGCGAACTTAAAACAAAGCCCACGCAGCACAGCGTGAACGAGCTGCGCAGGATAGGCATCCAGCCGGACGTCATCGTCTGCCGCTCGCAGTACTCTGTGGGCGACGACCTTCGCGAAAAGATAGGGCTCTTTTGCAGCGTACCCGCGGACTCTGTCTTTGTAGCGATAGATTCAGACTCCATCTATCGTGTGCCGATAGTGCTCCATTCGCAGAAGTTCGACACTCTCGTGCTCAAAAAGCTCGGGCTTTCCGCAAAGGGCGCTCCCGACATGAAGGACTGGAAAGATTTTCTCCATAAATACGACACGAGAAGCGGCGAGCTGACAGTCGCCCTCGTTGGAAAATATACCGAAATAAAGGACGCCTATCTAAGTGTCAACGAAGCGGTAGCCCACGCGGGCATCGCGCACGGAGTGAAGGTGAAGATGCTTCCGGTCAGCTCCGAAGATTTGGAGACCGGAGACGCAAGCGAGATACTTTCCGCGGCCGATGCGATACTTGTGCCGGGC is a genomic window of Cloacibacillus sp. containing:
- a CDS encoding DUF4392 domain-containing protein, with the protein product MTAFNDISENFAQELISIVSANRGGRGVSTLCRPSDWRRAARAFSKIKSAAVVSGFYIPAAKAPETDGPGGAVMLARAFMRQGIPSEIWTDSLCVAAMKACASAAGYPAELVKEAPLSLPKEAPEGIVFTERLGRAKDGGYYNFRKEDISRWTPPLDRLADEARRRGVVTLGIGDGGNEVGMGNFYDALCALLPEYRQCLCTVTTDYALAVDVSNWGAYALCAALSHVWGAWRGPEPNEELSMLRALSALGVVDGISRTAELTVDGFDICTQDNIILSLHGLWNRFASR
- the rho gene encoding transcription termination factor Rho, with amino-acid sequence MEDIIETILEEPAAAIADDGAAETAPDAEVIEAEFADAAEADILEAQVEEAADDGAEAQETKYEKPQRQDFKQTRHQHPKLGFNQLAPQTLAELRKIAKEIGVSSITTRRKDDLINDILKTQAEALGYRYNGGTLECMSDGYGFLRPSGLLPSNNDIYVSASQIKRFGLRNGDVVWGIIRPPKEQEHYEALLRVENVNFSDPEAARRRPHFEALVPIFPEEKLNLETDRKQIATRIVDIFAPIGKGQRALIVSPPKAGKTTLLKSLAHSITTNHPEVILMVLLIDERPEEVTDMARSVDGEIIASTFDRPAEEHLRVAGLALEKAKRLVEVDKDVVLLLDSITRLARASNLIVPPSGRTLSGGMDPAALYFPKKFFGAARNIENGGSLTIIGTSLVETGSRMDDVIYEEFKGTGNMEVHLSRKISEQRIFPALDITKSGTRKEELMVPDDDLKRIWGLRRKISNMDEAEVLNLILDKLRNTPTNRDFLATIKAG
- a CDS encoding peptidoglycan DD-metalloendopeptidase family protein, translated to MRNKAEPNKINKRKTICLVLFLSAAVSGAVIFAAMAAERTGMYWIGQDNEFVTERPEDNRGFFTVDVSDFLSAGPGPAEAALEEKEIVPLAIGPLPSIPTLTEEELKLYGILSKNDGLISSTDQSTLDEDIHWTEVVLEPGDTLKSIADDFGVSAEDLRRANGLQKGETPNQSEVLYVPDTPGDVPATLLFVRKLQREELLLAKKGKLLEVSMYTVKAGDTLWAISDKYDLDVDTLVGSNKEALAKDINHLKLGMKLRIPNQDGIFIRAAKRDTIDKLADRYGATKESVMTANSLKSDRLVAGTELFLPGGKLVAVTDVRITTKTRNGTRSRTVSISRATVRGFGWPVFGQISSSFGWRRSPFGRRRVFHSGLDIRAPRGSIIRAAAGGVVVHSGWMGGYGKAIVISHSNGMTTLYGHCSKLVARRGATVTRGQTVALVGSTGRSTGNHVHFEVRVSGAPRNPLKHLR
- a CDS encoding CTP synthase — protein: MTKYIFVTGGVVSSLGKGITAASLGVLLKRRGYKVSIIKMDPYINVDAGAMSPFQHGEVFVTCDGAETDLDLGHYERFIDEAVLGENSCTTGKVYSSVIQREREGGYNGATVQVIPHITNEIQDRIERVGKGQEVVIAEIGGTVGDIEGLPYLEAIRQLAGRVGRENILYCHVTLVPYIAASGELKTKPTQHSVNELRRIGIQPDVIVCRSQYSVGDDLREKIGLFCSVPADSVFVAIDSDSIYRVPIVLHSQKFDTLVLKKLGLSAKGAPDMKDWKDFLHKYDTRSGELTVALVGKYTEIKDAYLSVNEAVAHAGIAHGVKVKMLPVSSEDLETGDASEILSAADAILVPGGFGQRGVEGMIVAAQYAREHNIPYLGLCLGMQVSVIEFARHVLGWTDANSLEMDENTTHPVIHLMEEQKNIAEIGGTSRLGAYPCQISAGSKAEKIYGANSIEERHRHRFEFNNDYINEFAAAGMNVAGVCPTGGQVEIMENVNHPWMVGVQFHPEFLSRPVKPHPLFKAFIAAALELQKKNKRG